A genomic stretch from Telmatocola sphagniphila includes:
- a CDS encoding CAP domain-containing protein yields MLYLLWGCLILTVLVVGESPVYGQKIQELQSESAYFGNGPIVEPKPALDLVRVGQLIFARTNQFRDQEKRTPLKSNYQLTESAQAFADYLAKTDKFCHTADGKEPWDRTTKAGYQHCIILENIAYEYNSAGFTVQALANDLVRGWENSPGHRKNMLDPDVLEIGVGLARSSNTGRYYAVQDFGRPKSAMITFKVFNRTDAMLTYTIDDQTCTAGPNYTITYERSRPPELRFVWGEKANVTQAARRLFRPANGASYTVRTTEEKTVTVDGQ; encoded by the coding sequence GTGTTATATCTTTTATGGGGCTGCCTAATATTGACGGTCTTAGTCGTTGGCGAGTCCCCGGTCTATGGCCAAAAAATTCAAGAGCTACAGAGTGAGAGTGCCTATTTCGGTAACGGCCCCATTGTGGAGCCGAAACCTGCTCTGGACTTGGTCCGTGTCGGGCAACTGATTTTCGCCAGGACGAATCAGTTTAGAGACCAGGAGAAACGCACGCCTCTGAAGTCTAATTATCAGTTGACCGAGTCTGCCCAAGCCTTTGCAGATTACCTGGCCAAGACAGATAAATTCTGCCACACCGCCGATGGCAAGGAGCCTTGGGACAGAACCACCAAAGCCGGTTATCAACACTGCATTATCCTGGAAAACATCGCGTACGAATACAATTCTGCTGGCTTCACTGTCCAAGCGTTGGCCAACGATTTAGTGCGCGGCTGGGAGAACTCCCCGGGACATCGCAAAAACATGCTCGACCCCGATGTACTGGAGATCGGCGTTGGACTGGCCCGCAGTTCGAACACGGGGCGATACTACGCCGTTCAAGATTTCGGTCGTCCCAAGTCTGCCATGATTACCTTTAAGGTGTTCAATCGCACCGATGCAATGCTGACTTATACCATCGATGATCAGACTTGCACGGCCGGTCCCAACTACACAATCACATACGAGCGAAGTCGTCCTCCAGAACTGCGGTTTGTATGGGGAGAGAAGGCGAACGTCACACAAGCTGCCAGGAGGCTATTTCGACCCGCTAATGGTGCTAGCTATACCGTTCGAACGACTGAAGAGAAAACCGTCACGGTAGACGGCCAATAG
- a CDS encoding Hsp20/alpha crystallin family protein, with the protein MAKNLFKVAPDTVAYADGKTHKLIVEFAIPGAPTETIDVKILGDSIHLKAPAKNIEYVAVLALTWPVKPDKGEATYEHGLLRIEVPFKDPMEDAVKVVVKTGAVETKPKISTTGVAPPAVERSNDKAVAGKAV; encoded by the coding sequence ATGGCGAAAAATCTATTCAAAGTCGCTCCAGATACAGTTGCATATGCTGACGGGAAAACTCACAAGCTTATAGTGGAATTTGCAATTCCCGGAGCGCCAACGGAAACTATTGATGTAAAGATCCTGGGAGACAGCATTCACCTGAAAGCTCCCGCTAAGAACATCGAATATGTTGCAGTACTGGCTCTAACCTGGCCTGTTAAACCTGACAAGGGGGAAGCGACCTACGAACACGGCCTTCTCCGAATCGAGGTGCCCTTCAAAGATCCGATGGAGGATGCTGTGAAGGTCGTCGTTAAGACCGGGGCCGTGGAAACCAAGCCTAAAATAAGCACTACTGGAGTAGCTCCACCTGCGGTTGAACGAAGCAATGATAAAGCAGTGGCTGGCAAAGCGGTCTAA
- a CDS encoding DUF2934 domain-containing protein, which yields MSHRGKLAWCEDIRLCAYHKWEAAGKPTGDGVSFWLEAEQEQEKLEKEKLVQGDGWEGDRALESREAEENFKAHNASVDSQYRDNNRMFQSHGNRGHRHGSKRE from the coding sequence ATGAGCCATCGTGGAAAGCTAGCTTGGTGCGAGGACATTAGGCTTTGTGCTTATCACAAATGGGAGGCCGCCGGTAAGCCAACTGGAGATGGAGTTTCGTTCTGGCTAGAAGCGGAGCAAGAACAGGAGAAACTTGAAAAAGAGAAACTCGTTCAAGGGGACGGTTGGGAAGGGGACCGAGCGCTTGAAAGCCGAGAGGCCGAGGAGAATTTCAAGGCGCATAATGCGAGCGTGGATAGCCAGTATAGAGACAACAACCGGATGTTCCAAAGCCACGGTAATCGAGGCCATCGACACGGTTCCAAACGAGAGTAA